A genomic segment from Aegilops tauschii subsp. strangulata cultivar AL8/78 chromosome 1, Aet v6.0, whole genome shotgun sequence encodes:
- the LOC109781350 gene encoding uncharacterized protein isoform X2, which translates to MLPASESKFTSMCCSTRTSQPTLEQVCVMREISSTCALVTFVGMSEQKEKLYIFVQHFDPASREFLIFFCATVRPRHFWQSHKDESGLRSSTWFPSEFLRLKVGFHVEVWNAMYMEILMEYDDGDVAQLFLVDLQQQETRDHLRHRWSHEGHQKWYGLVLTCCCLS; encoded by the exons ATGCTCCCAGCCTCCGAGTCGAAGTTCACCTCCATGTGCTGCTCCACTCGTACCTCCCAGCCTACCCTTGAGCAAGTTTGTGTCATGCGCGAGATCAGTTCAACCTGTGCACTTGTTACGTTTGTGGGAATGTCTGAGCAAAAAGAGAAACTATATATTTTTGTGCAACATTTCGACCCTGCATCCCGTGAGTTCCTGATTTTCTTTTGTGCAACAGTTCGACCTCGACACTTTTGGCAGTCCCACAAGGACGAGTCTGGTCTACGATCAAGCACTTGGTTCCCAAGCGAGTTCCTGCGGCTGAAGGTGGGCTTCCACGTTGAGGTGTGGAACGCAATGTACATGGAGATCCTGATGGAGTATGATGATGGCGATGTGGCGCAG CTGTTCCTCGTCGACCTGCAGCAGCAGGAGACACGAGATCACCTCCGACACCGCTGGTCACATGAAGGCCATCAAAAATG GTACGGCTTGGTATTGACTTGCTGCTGCCTGTCGTGA
- the LOC109781350 gene encoding uncharacterized protein isoform X3, protein MLPASESKFTSMCCSTRTSQPTLEQVCVMREISSTCALVTFVGMSEQKEKLYIFVQHFDPASREFLIFFCATVRPRHFWQSHKDESGLRSSTWFPSEFLRLKVGFHVEVWNAMYMEILMEYDDGDVAQLFLVDLQQQETRDHLRHRWSHEGHQKWRFG, encoded by the exons ATGCTCCCAGCCTCCGAGTCGAAGTTCACCTCCATGTGCTGCTCCACTCGTACCTCCCAGCCTACCCTTGAGCAAGTTTGTGTCATGCGCGAGATCAGTTCAACCTGTGCACTTGTTACGTTTGTGGGAATGTCTGAGCAAAAAGAGAAACTATATATTTTTGTGCAACATTTCGACCCTGCATCCCGTGAGTTCCTGATTTTCTTTTGTGCAACAGTTCGACCTCGACACTTTTGGCAGTCCCACAAGGACGAGTCTGGTCTACGATCAAGCACTTGGTTCCCAAGCGAGTTCCTGCGGCTGAAGGTGGGCTTCCACGTTGAGGTGTGGAACGCAATGTACATGGAGATCCTGATGGAGTATGATGATGGCGATGTGGCGCAG CTGTTCCTCGTCGACCTGCAGCAGCAGGAGACACGAGATCACCTCCGACACCGCTGGTCACATGAAGGCCATCAAAAATG GAGGTTCGGATGA
- the LOC109781350 gene encoding uncharacterized protein isoform X1, with amino-acid sequence MLPASESKFTSMCCSTRTSQPTLEQVCVMREISSTCALVTFVGMSEQKEKLYIFVQHFDPASREFLIFFCATVRPRHFWQSHKDESGLRSSTWFPSEFLRLKVGFHVEVWNAMYMEILMEYDDGDVAQLFLVDLQQQETRDHLRHRWSHEGHQKWYIIHKKGGSDDQGCEHLPESSSSMMFVGFSLIYGHLGLAGCRIKKASKRY; translated from the exons ATGCTCCCAGCCTCCGAGTCGAAGTTCACCTCCATGTGCTGCTCCACTCGTACCTCCCAGCCTACCCTTGAGCAAGTTTGTGTCATGCGCGAGATCAGTTCAACCTGTGCACTTGTTACGTTTGTGGGAATGTCTGAGCAAAAAGAGAAACTATATATTTTTGTGCAACATTTCGACCCTGCATCCCGTGAGTTCCTGATTTTCTTTTGTGCAACAGTTCGACCTCGACACTTTTGGCAGTCCCACAAGGACGAGTCTGGTCTACGATCAAGCACTTGGTTCCCAAGCGAGTTCCTGCGGCTGAAGGTGGGCTTCCACGTTGAGGTGTGGAACGCAATGTACATGGAGATCCTGATGGAGTATGATGATGGCGATGTGGCGCAG CTGTTCCTCGTCGACCTGCAGCAGCAGGAGACACGAGATCACCTCCGACACCGCTGGTCACATGAAGGCCATCAAAAATGGTATATTATCCATAAAAAAG GAGGTTCGGATGACCAGGGATGCGAGCACCTGCCGGAGAGCTCCTCCTCAATGA TGTTTGTTGGTTTTTCTTTGATTTATGGACATCTTGGGCTTGCTGGGTGTAGAATCAAGAAAGCCAGTAAGAGGTACTAG
- the LOC109781350 gene encoding uncharacterized protein isoform X4 yields the protein MYMEILMEYDDGDVAQLFLVDLQQQETRDHLRHRWSHEGHQKWYIIHKKGGSDDQGCEHLPESSSSMMFVGFSLIYGHLGLAGCRIKKASKRY from the exons ATGTACATGGAGATCCTGATGGAGTATGATGATGGCGATGTGGCGCAG CTGTTCCTCGTCGACCTGCAGCAGCAGGAGACACGAGATCACCTCCGACACCGCTGGTCACATGAAGGCCATCAAAAATGGTATATTATCCATAAAAAAG GAGGTTCGGATGACCAGGGATGCGAGCACCTGCCGGAGAGCTCCTCCTCAATGA TGTTTGTTGGTTTTTCTTTGATTTATGGACATCTTGGGCTTGCTGGGTGTAGAATCAAGAAAGCCAGTAAGAGGTACTAG